A window from Bacteroidales bacterium encodes these proteins:
- a CDS encoding T9SS type A sorting domain-containing protein: MKRIFTSILLLSTNLVGFSQTNLAEGYAFLENQTYHTGISVTFERQAPSSLTYTVTTDEAGYFSEDVEDGIYIVIYEKDNYIGITSEGNEIYTNIQLEDVTLEAVGLSGNLFGTLSAGTYTVTGDITVPEGQSLIIEPGTILLFKQNIKLTAEGELSANGTEADSIIFTRYEDGVTWGGIELNDEGNSQISYSRVEYSVDRGINIFDYSYKKYFGNKENTGNIIVRNSVLRNNETGIRVRLASAFLYNLTIYNNQITGIAVNGGAGGGLKETLHISNCNIYNNSTPAGNGGIYVTMLEDNFYTHILNCNIYSNNCNIGAITIDGTIPYLSNNNIVNNNSYGVHISDYSWSLEDCSYIGYNNVNDNSLGNYHNPPEYVGEIITTNQNGDPCDAFHNIQTDPMFANANNYDFHLLEGSPCIDAGLNDSVYIDFDFDYNMRIWDGNNDENDVVDIGAFEYGAPVYTNIKNLKKNIHGIYAYPNPTSGIINFVPSNYNIHQLIISDITGKILIKKTTMQQNETIDLSSFESGIYIIRIYTDKKIFTTKIVKR, translated from the coding sequence ATGAAACGTATTTTTACATCAATTTTATTATTAAGCACAAATTTGGTTGGTTTTAGTCAAACTAACCTTGCAGAAGGTTATGCTTTTTTAGAAAACCAAACATATCATACAGGTATTTCCGTTACTTTTGAGAGGCAAGCTCCGTCAAGTTTGACTTATACAGTAACTACAGATGAAGCGGGTTATTTTTCAGAGGATGTTGAAGACGGTATTTATATAGTAATTTATGAAAAAGATAACTACATAGGTATTACCTCAGAAGGCAATGAGATATATACCAACATTCAATTGGAAGATGTTACTCTTGAGGCTGTGGGGCTTTCCGGAAACTTGTTCGGAACTTTATCTGCAGGAACATATACAGTAACCGGAGATATAACAGTTCCCGAAGGACAAAGTTTAATAATAGAGCCGGGAACAATTTTACTTTTTAAACAAAATATAAAGTTAACAGCTGAAGGAGAATTGTCTGCAAACGGAACAGAGGCCGATTCTATAATATTTACAAGATATGAAGATGGTGTTACATGGGGAGGAATAGAGTTAAACGATGAGGGTAATTCACAAATTTCATACAGTAGAGTTGAATATAGTGTAGATAGAGGGATAAATATATTTGATTATAGTTATAAAAAATATTTCGGCAATAAAGAAAATACAGGTAATATCATAGTACGTAATTCAGTATTACGTAACAATGAAACTGGGATTAGAGTAAGATTAGCGAGTGCTTTTCTCTATAATCTTACAATATACAACAATCAAATAACAGGAATTGCAGTTAATGGTGGGGCTGGTGGAGGGTTGAAAGAAACATTGCATATTTCAAATTGTAATATTTACAACAACTCGACACCTGCAGGAAATGGAGGTATATATGTAACTATGTTAGAGGACAATTTTTATACTCATATATTAAATTGTAATATATACTCAAACAATTGCAATATTGGTGCAATTACTATTGATGGTACTATTCCTTATTTATCAAATAACAATATTGTAAATAATAATAGTTACGGGGTACACATAAGTGATTATAGTTGGTCTCTGGAGGATTGTTCTTACATCGGCTATAACAATGTTAATGATAATTCTTTGGGTAATTATCATAATCCCCCTGAATATGTCGGAGAAATAATTACAACAAATCAAAACGGAGACCCGTGTGATGCTTTTCATAATATTCAAACAGACCCGATGTTTGCGAATGCAAATAATTACGATTTTCATTTACTCGAAGGCAGTCCCTGTATTGATGCCGGTTTAAATGATTCTGTTTATATTGATTTTGATTTTGATTATAATATGAGAATATGGGACGGAAACAACGATGAAAATGATGTTGTTGATATAGGAGCTTTTGAGTATGGTGCACCTGTTTACACAAATATAAAGAATTTAAAAAAGAATATTCACGGCATATATGCTTACCCAAATCCTACAAGCGGAATAATAAATTTTGTACCTTCTAACTATAATATTCATCAATTAATAATTTCTGATATAACAGGAAAAATATTGATTAAAAAAACAACAATGCAACAAAATGAAACAATTGATTTGTCAAGTTTTGAAAGTGGAATTTACATAATCCGTATTTATACAGATAAAAAAATATTTACAACAAAAATAGTAAAGAGATAA